From Ignavibacteriales bacterium, a single genomic window includes:
- a CDS encoding SLBB domain-containing protein: MTVEDLRELAEKERERQAQFTHRILYCASAGCVSSGCDAARESLKSALQEKGLTKTCEVLGTGCLGLCGEGPLIYVQTDNILYQRVTADIARRIVDEHIAGGRPVKEHMLDLSSPFFASQFKIVLENMGRINAESIDEYVANGGYEALAKALSELSPDEVVEEIRKSGLRGRGGAGYLTGLKWSLVRKNKGEQKYVVCNADEGDPGAFMDRSVLEGDPHRILEGMAIAGYAVGAGQGFIYVRAEYPLAIDRLKLAIKQAERIGLLGNRILESQFNFRIDLRIGAGAFVCGEETALMRSVMGRRGRPKPRPPYPSEKGLWDMPTLINNVETFANVAPIINKGSAWFSGIGTPKSAGTKVFALAGNVRNTGLIEVPMGVPLRKVIFDIGGGTPEGTEFKAAQIGGPSGGYVTKEHLDLPVDYESLPSVGSFMGSGGMIVMDNTASMVDVAKYFMEFSMDESCGKCIPCRVGTKHIHGLLEKVVSGKATYEDFELLKELCAMVKETSLCGLGQGAPNPVLSSIRFFEHEYTSVLKESEGFVETPENSSALEKKA; the protein is encoded by the coding sequence ATGACAGTCGAAGATCTCCGCGAACTCGCGGAAAAGGAACGGGAGCGTCAAGCCCAGTTTACCCACCGGATATTGTACTGCGCGTCCGCAGGCTGCGTGTCAAGCGGTTGCGACGCGGCACGCGAATCCCTGAAGAGTGCGCTCCAGGAAAAAGGACTGACGAAAACATGCGAAGTGCTCGGAACGGGCTGTCTGGGGCTGTGCGGCGAAGGCCCGCTGATCTATGTGCAGACAGACAATATTCTGTACCAGCGCGTCACTGCCGACATTGCACGCCGCATCGTGGATGAGCACATCGCCGGGGGACGGCCCGTCAAAGAACATATGCTCGATCTCTCCTCGCCGTTTTTCGCTTCGCAATTCAAGATCGTGCTCGAAAACATGGGGCGTATCAACGCAGAGAGCATTGACGAGTATGTCGCCAACGGCGGATACGAGGCCCTGGCGAAAGCGCTTTCCGAGCTTTCACCTGATGAAGTCGTCGAGGAAATTCGCAAAAGCGGATTGCGCGGGCGGGGCGGCGCCGGATACCTCACGGGGCTGAAGTGGTCGCTTGTCCGCAAGAACAAGGGGGAGCAGAAGTACGTCGTGTGCAACGCCGACGAAGGTGATCCCGGAGCGTTCATGGATCGCAGCGTCCTGGAAGGGGATCCGCATCGGATCCTTGAAGGGATGGCAATTGCCGGCTACGCAGTCGGGGCAGGACAGGGATTCATCTATGTCCGCGCAGAATATCCGCTGGCCATTGATCGACTGAAACTCGCAATCAAGCAGGCGGAACGAATCGGGCTTCTGGGAAACAGAATTCTCGAGTCGCAGTTCAACTTCCGCATCGATCTTCGGATCGGGGCCGGCGCCTTTGTGTGCGGCGAAGAGACCGCGCTCATGCGCTCCGTCATGGGGCGTCGCGGCAGACCCAAACCGCGCCCGCCGTATCCGAGCGAAAAGGGGCTGTGGGACATGCCCACCCTCATCAATAACGTCGAAACGTTCGCCAATGTCGCACCGATCATCAACAAAGGGAGCGCGTGGTTTTCGGGAATTGGAACGCCGAAAAGCGCGGGGACGAAAGTCTTTGCACTCGCAGGAAATGTCCGCAACACCGGGTTGATTGAAGTGCCCATGGGCGTCCCTCTTCGCAAGGTGATCTTTGACATCGGCGGCGGCACGCCGGAAGGAACAGAGTTCAAGGCAGCACAGATCGGCGGCCCTTCGGGCGGATATGTCACGAAAGAACACCTTGATCTTCCAGTCGATTATGAATCGCTCCCGTCAGTCGGTTCCTTCATGGGAAGCGGCGGTATGATCGTCATGGACAACACCGCGAGCATGGTGGATGTTGCGAAGTACTTCATGGAATTCTCGATGGATGAATCGTGCGGCAAATGCATCCCATGCCGCGTCGGCACAAAACACATCCATGGTCTGCTGGAAAAAGTGGTAAGCGGCAAGGCGACGTACGAAGATTTTGAGCTGCTGAAGGAGCTGTGCGCGATGGTGAAAGAAACGAGCCTGTGCGGGCTCGGACAGGGGGCGCCAAATCCGGTGCTCTCGAGCATACGCTTTTTTGAGCATGAATATACTTCGGTGTTGAAAGAATCGGAAGGATTCGTGGAAACACCCGAGAATTCCAGCGCGCTGGAGAAGAAGGCATAA
- the hoxE gene encoding bidirectional hydrogenase complex protein HoxE: protein MPTEAKKPSTHPSGDNRFKLLDRAITKHQASGDALIEILHVAQGIFGYLEDDLLVYIAHKLKLPLSRVHGVATFYHFFRLKPQGKHTFVLCTGTACYVKGAADIQKAVEHQCSCKFGETTKDGKISLISARCVGSCGLAPVAVLDDAVAGKLSVDESMKRVKRWQEEPAEVAA from the coding sequence ATGCCTACCGAAGCAAAGAAACCATCAACGCATCCGAGCGGCGATAACCGCTTCAAGCTGCTGGACCGGGCAATCACGAAGCATCAGGCGAGCGGTGATGCGCTGATCGAGATTCTGCACGTCGCGCAGGGGATCTTCGGCTATCTCGAAGACGATCTGCTCGTGTACATTGCCCACAAGCTCAAATTACCTCTCAGCCGAGTACACGGCGTTGCCACCTTCTACCATTTCTTCCGCCTCAAGCCCCAGGGCAAGCACACGTTTGTTCTTTGCACAGGCACGGCGTGCTATGTGAAGGGAGCGGCGGACATTCAGAAGGCTGTGGAGCATCAATGCAGCTGCAAATTCGGCGAGACGACCAAAGACGGAAAGATATCGCTCATCTCGGCGCGGTGCGTAGGATCATGCGGCCTGGCTCCGGTCGCAGTGCTCGACGATGCAGTGGCGGGAAAACTTTCTGTCGATGAATCCATGAAACGTGTCAAACGATGGCAGGAAGAGCCTGCGGAGGTTGCAGCATGA
- a CDS encoding aspartate-semialdehyde dehydrogenase, whose translation MKAYDVAVVGATGLVGRTMMRVLEERKFPVNRLLPLASERSAGKQVTFNGRTIEVETLTPEKFKGIHFALFSAGASVSKEFAPHAVKAGTVVIDNSSAFRMDEDVPLVVPEVNRHQAFKHKGIIANPNCSTIQMVVVLKPLHDRYTIKRVVVSTYQSVTGAGQRAVAQLEDEVAQRPLRDKKFPHPIAYNCLPHIDVFFDDGYTKEEVKMKLETKKIMEADIPVTATTVRVPVMGGHSESVNIEFAKPCTVDEVREVLNHAPGVVLQDDPAHNVYPMPLTAFDKDDVFVGRIRLDDTVPHGINLWIVSDNIRKGAATNAVQIAEALIAGT comes from the coding sequence ATGAAAGCATATGATGTGGCGGTAGTCGGGGCGACCGGGCTCGTTGGCAGGACAATGATGCGTGTACTGGAGGAACGGAAGTTTCCTGTCAATCGGCTGCTGCCGTTGGCGTCTGAGCGGTCGGCCGGAAAGCAAGTGACGTTCAATGGCAGGACTATTGAAGTCGAGACACTCACCCCTGAAAAATTCAAAGGCATCCACTTCGCTCTGTTCTCTGCCGGTGCAAGCGTCAGCAAGGAATTTGCTCCTCATGCCGTGAAGGCGGGAACAGTAGTTATCGACAACAGCAGCGCGTTCCGCATGGATGAAGATGTGCCGCTGGTCGTTCCGGAGGTCAACCGCCATCAGGCATTCAAACACAAGGGGATCATCGCCAATCCGAACTGCTCGACCATCCAGATGGTCGTTGTTCTGAAACCATTGCATGATCGGTACACGATCAAACGTGTGGTGGTATCGACGTACCAGTCGGTGACCGGCGCAGGTCAGCGGGCGGTTGCACAGCTCGAAGACGAGGTGGCGCAGCGGCCCCTGCGCGACAAGAAGTTTCCGCACCCCATCGCATACAACTGCCTGCCTCATATCGATGTCTTCTTCGATGACGGGTACACGAAGGAAGAAGTGAAGATGAAACTCGAAACGAAGAAGATCATGGAAGCCGACATCCCCGTCACGGCGACGACGGTCCGGGTTCCCGTGATGGGAGGCCACAGCGAATCTGTTAACATTGAGTTTGCGAAACCGTGCACTGTGGACGAAGTGCGCGAGGTTCTCAACCATGCTCCGGGTGTCGTCCTGCAGGATGATCCCGCCCACAATGTCTATCCAATGCCGCTGACGGCGTTCGACAAAGACGATGTCTTCGTCGGCCGGATCCGATTGGACGACACGGTTCCCCACGGCATCAATCTCTGGATCGTCTCGGATAACATACGCAAAGGAGCTGCGACGAACGCAGTGCAGATTGCGGAAGCTCTCATCGCAGGCACATGA
- the lysA gene encoding diaminopimelate decarboxylase produces the protein MDAFRYEEHELCCEEVPLSELVEEFGTPLYVYSRKQIIQNFRTLEAPLAGTDHLVCYALKANANPALLKLLAQEGAGADVVSSGELYFALMAGFAPERITFAGVGKRDDEIEYALKNDIYSINTESAQELQIVSLVALRLGKKARVTLRVNPDIDAQSHPYITTGLKQNKFGVPAEEALGIFQYAATLPNLEVIGVHAHIGSQITRVEPFVEAARFLAGMVRSLREAGLPISHLDFGGGFGVQYLNALACEGLPQESDAIPVPPLNLFIEGVLPVLQETGCTLWFEPGRSIVANSGALLTKVLYTKENGLKKFVVVDAGMNDLLRPSLYNAYHQVVPLKLQTYEHERVDVVGPICETGDFLARDRSLNKSKRDDVLAVMTAGAYGFSLSSNYNARLRPAEVLVNGDKVRVIRERQTIEQLL, from the coding sequence GTGGACGCATTTCGCTACGAAGAACATGAGCTGTGCTGTGAGGAAGTCCCGTTATCGGAGCTCGTCGAGGAATTCGGCACACCTCTGTACGTGTACAGCCGGAAGCAGATCATTCAGAATTTCCGGACGCTCGAGGCCCCTCTGGCCGGCACAGACCACCTCGTCTGCTATGCGTTGAAGGCAAACGCTAACCCGGCGTTGCTGAAGCTCCTTGCCCAGGAAGGAGCAGGGGCGGACGTTGTCTCGTCAGGGGAGTTGTATTTTGCCCTCATGGCGGGATTTGCGCCGGAGCGGATTACCTTTGCCGGCGTGGGTAAGCGGGACGATGAAATCGAATATGCACTGAAGAACGACATCTACTCAATCAATACGGAGTCTGCGCAGGAACTTCAGATCGTCTCGCTGGTTGCCCTCCGGCTCGGCAAGAAGGCGCGTGTGACCTTGAGGGTCAATCCCGACATCGATGCGCAGAGCCATCCGTATATCACGACCGGTTTGAAGCAAAACAAGTTTGGCGTTCCAGCTGAAGAAGCGCTCGGCATCTTCCAGTATGCGGCGACGCTCCCGAACCTCGAGGTCATTGGGGTCCATGCTCATATCGGTTCTCAGATCACGAGAGTTGAGCCGTTCGTCGAGGCCGCCCGATTTCTTGCCGGGATGGTGCGATCGCTGCGCGAAGCGGGATTGCCGATTAGTCACCTTGATTTCGGAGGTGGGTTTGGCGTCCAGTATTTGAATGCGCTGGCGTGTGAGGGTTTGCCGCAGGAATCGGACGCGATACCGGTTCCTCCATTGAATCTCTTCATCGAGGGAGTGCTGCCTGTTCTTCAGGAAACGGGGTGCACTCTCTGGTTTGAGCCGGGTCGCTCGATCGTCGCCAATTCCGGAGCGCTCCTGACCAAAGTTCTCTATACGAAAGAGAACGGCCTCAAGAAATTCGTGGTTGTAGACGCAGGGATGAACGATTTGCTCCGCCCGAGTCTGTACAATGCCTATCACCAGGTTGTTCCTCTCAAACTGCAGACGTATGAGCACGAGCGGGTAGACGTTGTCGGGCCAATCTGCGAAACAGGCGATTTTCTTGCGCGCGACCGGTCTCTGAACAAGTCAAAAAGGGACGATGTCCTCGCGGTTATGACCGCAGGGGCATACGGTTTTTCACTTTCCTCCAACTACAACGCCCGGCTGCGTCCAGCCGAGGTTCTTGTCAACGGTGACAAAGTCCGCGTCATACGCGAGCGGCAGACGATCGAACAATTGTTATAG
- a CDS encoding copper-binding protein — protein sequence MSARRNKTRTAVLSLVFFLMSAAGCHKQAGKDPGSARTYHIKGLVMALQPARKRIVIAHEEIPQYMKAMTMPFSMPDTTRMQGIEVGDSVRGLLVVEKSGAWLDSVVVIAKVPQSETR from the coding sequence ATGAGCGCTCGCCGAAACAAAACTCGCACGGCAGTTCTCTCCCTGGTGTTTTTCCTTATGTCCGCTGCCGGGTGTCACAAACAGGCGGGAAAAGATCCGGGCTCTGCGCGCACCTACCACATCAAGGGCCTCGTGATGGCTCTTCAACCCGCCCGCAAGCGAATTGTCATCGCACACGAAGAGATCCCCCAGTACATGAAGGCTATGACAATGCCGTTTAGCATGCCGGATACCACCAGGATGCAGGGAATTGAAGTCGGCGACTCGGTGCGCGGCCTCCTCGTTGTTGAAAAATCCGGAGCCTGGCTCGACAGCGTAGTTGTCATCGCCAAAGTTCCGCAATCAGAAACCCGCTGA
- a CDS encoding bifunctional homocysteine S-methyltransferase/methylenetetrahydrofolate reductase, which translates to MKLDFRERLKRGPILCDGAMGTLLDLYDYSDRPHEIQNLKNPKTVERIHREYIDAGAEIIETNTFSANRFRLAQFHLEDRIKEINRAAVDIARRAARDDVYVAGSVGPTGKLLEPIGKIKLSQARSAFKEQIEILLEGGIDLLLLETFVSLHELDEAIAAAKELTTIPIVAQKAFAEDGSILAGSFPLEVVEHLLERGADVIGANCTVGPQRMFSIIRAMYKDGIILSAQPAAGIPTLQDGRSVYHTSPDYLAAYARELVQAGVTLIGACCGSTPAHIRAMRKTLDELAGSPAPDITVRETAVVSSGRKPKPGGDAAVAEQLPDTRSLFERNIGKKFLVTAELDVPRGLDMSSVIDGARYLHRHGVDAINLTDGARARLRISPIALSFLIQKEVGIEAMTHLTTRDRNMIGLQSELLGAHALGLRNILCITGDPASIGDYPHATSVFDVDSVGLIRALSAMNAGKDLMGNSIEQRTSFMIACAANPKADDMDREIRRLSKKIEAGVNIIFTQPMYEMRTLEQFIKQIEQWKTPVMLGVLPLRSHRHAEFLHNEIPGMIIPESTREKLRNAGDKAAAAGVELTKEFLLEARHLVAGAYLMPPFKKYEVVPQILEAIR; encoded by the coding sequence TTGAAGCTCGATTTTCGCGAACGGTTGAAACGGGGTCCGATTCTGTGCGATGGCGCGATGGGAACGCTGCTGGATTTGTATGACTACAGCGATCGACCGCATGAGATTCAGAATCTCAAGAACCCTAAAACTGTCGAGCGCATCCATCGTGAATATATCGATGCCGGCGCGGAGATCATCGAGACGAATACGTTCTCAGCCAACCGGTTCCGGCTTGCTCAGTTTCATCTTGAAGACCGGATAAAAGAAATTAACCGGGCTGCCGTGGACATTGCGCGCAGGGCTGCCAGGGACGATGTGTACGTTGCCGGTTCTGTTGGACCCACGGGAAAACTGCTCGAGCCGATTGGAAAAATCAAGCTCTCCCAGGCCCGCTCAGCGTTCAAAGAACAGATCGAAATCCTTCTCGAAGGAGGGATCGATCTGCTTCTCCTCGAAACATTTGTCAGTCTCCATGAGCTCGATGAAGCCATCGCGGCGGCGAAGGAGCTCACCACCATTCCGATTGTTGCCCAAAAGGCGTTCGCCGAAGACGGTTCGATTCTTGCCGGATCATTTCCGCTCGAGGTCGTTGAGCACTTGTTGGAACGGGGTGCCGACGTCATCGGGGCCAACTGTACCGTTGGTCCGCAGAGAATGTTCAGCATCATCCGGGCGATGTACAAGGATGGCATCATTCTTTCGGCCCAGCCGGCCGCCGGGATTCCCACACTGCAGGATGGACGCTCTGTGTACCACACCTCGCCTGATTACCTCGCGGCGTACGCACGGGAGCTGGTACAGGCAGGAGTGACGCTCATAGGCGCATGCTGCGGCTCGACGCCTGCCCACATCAGGGCAATGCGCAAGACCCTGGATGAGCTCGCAGGCAGCCCGGCTCCGGACATCACCGTTCGGGAGACCGCCGTGGTTTCTTCCGGACGTAAACCGAAACCAGGTGGAGACGCCGCCGTTGCCGAACAGCTGCCGGATACCCGTTCGTTGTTTGAGCGAAACATCGGAAAGAAATTCCTGGTCACCGCTGAACTCGATGTCCCGCGGGGACTCGATATGTCCTCGGTCATCGATGGCGCCCGCTACCTCCATCGCCATGGAGTCGACGCAATCAACCTTACCGATGGTGCGCGCGCCCGGCTACGCATCAGTCCGATTGCGCTCTCCTTCCTGATCCAAAAAGAAGTCGGCATCGAAGCGATGACCCATCTTACGACGCGCGACAGAAACATGATCGGCCTGCAATCCGAATTGCTCGGCGCCCACGCGTTAGGACTGCGCAACATTCTCTGTATCACAGGTGATCCTGCAAGCATCGGCGACTATCCGCATGCGACGTCTGTTTTCGACGTGGATTCCGTAGGACTCATTCGTGCCCTCAGCGCGATGAATGCCGGCAAGGATCTGATGGGTAATTCCATCGAACAGAGAACTTCGTTCATGATCGCGTGCGCGGCAAACCCGAAAGCAGATGACATGGATCGCGAGATCAGGCGGTTATCGAAAAAAATCGAGGCAGGCGTGAATATTATTTTTACGCAGCCGATGTATGAAATGAGGACACTTGAGCAGTTCATCAAACAGATCGAGCAATGGAAGACGCCGGTCATGCTCGGGGTGCTTCCGCTCAGAAGTCACCGGCACGCCGAATTCCTGCACAATGAAATACCAGGAATGATCATTCCTGAAAGCACCAGAGAAAAACTCCGAAACGCAGGTGATAAAGCGGCTGCCGCAGGCGTTGAGTTGACGAAGGAGTTTCTTCTCGAAGCACGTCATCTCGTTGCAGGCGCATATCTTATGCCGCCGTTCAAGAAATATGAGGTTGTTCCGCAGATTCTCGAAGCCATCCGCTGA